The Micromonospora sp. WMMD961 genome has a segment encoding these proteins:
- a CDS encoding Gfo/Idh/MocA family oxidoreductase produces MSPRADGRVRYAVVGTGARAEMFVRALVLDHADTAELVAFADVNQARMDAHNRWLAELGHRPVPTYPAGDFTAMLDSERVDVALVTSVDVTHDEYVVAALRAGRQVVTEKPMTVDVPRCRRILDTVTETGGRVTVAFNYRYNPLHEQVRRLLAEGAVGEIGSVHFEWLLDVRHGADYFRRWHRDKATSGGLMVHKASHHFDLVNWWLAATPVEVYAAGRLFFYGADGRRHGYARDYDRAYGSPAAADDPFALRLDAHPRLRELYLDAEAEDGYQRDRNVFAAGVTIEDDMAVLARYSTGATMTYHLTAYAPWEGYRVMVNGSRGRLELEVTESDFVDRGTAGAVKGAALHGTEAPAEGGGATLTLRPFWQPPRQIPVEGRSRHGHGGADARMTGVLFGGRPDPLDRAATADDGALALLTGLAANRSFETGRPVRVADLLNPR; encoded by the coding sequence ATGTCACCGAGAGCCGACGGCCGGGTCCGGTACGCCGTCGTGGGCACCGGCGCGCGAGCGGAGATGTTCGTCCGCGCCCTGGTGCTCGACCACGCCGACACCGCCGAGCTGGTCGCCTTCGCCGACGTCAACCAGGCCCGGATGGACGCGCACAACCGCTGGTTGGCCGAGCTGGGTCACCGTCCGGTGCCCACGTACCCGGCCGGTGACTTCACCGCCATGCTGGACTCCGAACGCGTCGACGTCGCCCTGGTCACCAGCGTCGACGTCACCCACGACGAGTACGTGGTGGCCGCGTTGCGCGCGGGCCGGCAGGTCGTCACCGAGAAGCCGATGACAGTGGACGTGCCGCGCTGCCGGCGCATCCTGGACACGGTGACCGAGACCGGTGGTCGGGTGACCGTCGCGTTCAACTACCGCTACAACCCGCTGCACGAACAGGTCCGCCGGCTGCTGGCCGAGGGCGCGGTCGGCGAAATCGGTTCGGTGCACTTCGAGTGGCTGCTCGACGTGCGTCACGGCGCCGACTACTTCCGCCGCTGGCACCGCGACAAGGCCACCTCCGGCGGGCTGATGGTGCACAAGGCCAGCCACCACTTCGACCTGGTCAACTGGTGGCTGGCCGCCACTCCCGTCGAGGTGTACGCCGCCGGACGGCTCTTCTTCTACGGCGCGGACGGCCGCCGGCACGGCTACGCCCGCGACTACGACCGGGCGTACGGCTCCCCCGCCGCCGCCGACGACCCGTTCGCGCTGCGACTCGACGCGCACCCCCGGCTGCGCGAGTTGTACCTCGACGCCGAGGCCGAGGACGGCTACCAACGCGACCGCAACGTCTTCGCTGCCGGGGTCACCATCGAGGACGACATGGCAGTGCTCGCCCGCTACTCCACCGGCGCCACGATGACCTACCACCTCACCGCGTACGCCCCCTGGGAGGGTTACCGGGTGATGGTCAACGGCAGTCGGGGCCGGCTCGAACTGGAGGTCACCGAGAGCGACTTCGTCGACCGGGGCACCGCCGGCGCGGTCAAGGGTGCCGCCCTGCACGGCACCGAAGCCCCGGCCGAGGGTGGTGGTGCGACCCTCACCCTGCGCCCGTTCTGGCAACCGCCCCGGCAGATCCCCGTCGAGGGTCGCAGCCGACACGGCCACGGCGGCGCGGACGCCCGGATGACCGGAGTGCTCTTCGGTGGTCGACCCGACCCCCTCGACCGCGCCGCGACCGCCGACGACGGCGCCTTGGCCCTGCTCACCGGCCTCGCGGCCAACCGGTCCTTCGAGACCGGCCGACCGGTCCGGGTCGCCGACCTGCTCAACCCCCGCTGA
- a CDS encoding Gfo/Idh/MocA family oxidoreductase, which produces MSGTTAPPRVAVIGANGHGRWHRRVLAPLHADGRLRLVALVDVRPVQDDPAAPVPPGVQVFTDHRAMLAATRPDVVVICTPPHTHLAIARDALATGADLLLEKPPVLSLAEHEELTWALAAAGRVAQVGFQALGSAALTALTDALAAGRLGTVTGISTVAAWQRPDAYYARSPWAGRRSLDGRPVLDGALANPLAHAVMQCLAVAEALGGATPWPVAIEVERYRVRPIEVEDTAVLRVLFRAGPPMLAAVSLAAEEFVAGEVVVTGTAGQAVLEYPTDRLRLPGDVVTRRVPGRSGLLENLLAHRADPAGVPLIAPLSRTAPFTALLDALRAAPEPRLLDGDLVTTVGEGGERVRHLRGVVDVLRRAAERGALPSELAVPWAVAAYRAEVTG; this is translated from the coding sequence GTGAGCGGGACGACGGCCCCGCCCCGGGTGGCGGTGATCGGGGCGAACGGGCATGGCCGGTGGCATCGGCGGGTGCTCGCGCCGCTGCACGCCGACGGCCGGCTGCGGCTGGTCGCACTGGTCGACGTCCGGCCGGTGCAGGACGATCCGGCGGCACCGGTGCCTCCTGGCGTCCAGGTGTTCACCGACCACCGGGCGATGCTCGCCGCCACCCGGCCGGACGTGGTGGTGATCTGCACACCGCCGCACACCCACCTGGCGATCGCCCGCGACGCGCTGGCCACCGGCGCGGACCTGCTGTTGGAGAAGCCGCCGGTGCTGTCGCTGGCCGAGCACGAGGAGCTGACCTGGGCCCTCGCCGCCGCCGGACGGGTCGCCCAGGTCGGCTTCCAGGCGCTCGGTTCGGCGGCCCTCACCGCGCTGACCGACGCGCTGGCCGCGGGCCGGCTGGGCACCGTCACCGGCATCTCGACAGTGGCCGCGTGGCAACGGCCGGACGCCTACTACGCCCGCTCCCCCTGGGCCGGTCGTCGGAGCCTGGACGGCCGACCGGTGCTGGACGGCGCGCTGGCCAACCCGCTCGCGCACGCGGTGATGCAGTGCCTGGCCGTCGCCGAGGCGCTCGGCGGGGCGACACCCTGGCCGGTGGCGATCGAGGTGGAGCGCTACCGGGTCCGCCCGATCGAGGTCGAGGACACCGCGGTGCTGCGGGTCCTGTTCCGCGCCGGCCCGCCGATGCTGGCGGCGGTGTCGCTGGCCGCCGAGGAGTTCGTGGCCGGCGAGGTGGTGGTGACCGGCACGGCCGGTCAGGCGGTGCTGGAATACCCGACGGACCGGTTGCGGCTGCCCGGGGACGTGGTGACCCGCCGGGTGCCGGGACGGTCGGGACTGCTGGAGAACCTGCTCGCGCACCGGGCCGACCCGGCCGGCGTGCCGTTGATCGCGCCGCTGTCCCGTACCGCGCCGTTCACCGCGCTGCTGGACGCGTTGCGGGCCGCCCCCGAGCCCCGGCTGCTCGACGGTGACCTGGTGACCACCGTCGGCGAGGGCGGGGAACGGGTACGTCACCTACGTGGCGTGGTCGACGTGCTGCGTCGGGCGGCCGAGCGGGGGGCCCTCCCGAGCGAGCTGGCGGTGCCGTGGGCGGTCGCCGCGTACCGCGCCGAGGTGACGGGATAG
- a CDS encoding HD domain-containing protein, giving the protein MDFPPHLGSMPMHAITEIHGEPGLLERFRLEVQQFDDAARARLTAALDLAAALHRDDRRVREPYLNHLLRVAIRLMHHYQVRDVDVIVAGLLHDAVEDHPVELAEGDAGADPTGAALSALAARFGPRVATLVAAVTNPVYDPERDRNTQYREHLAVSLDREPWARVIKVSDFTDNGVGVIHTVGPKVISSARKYRPLVPLFRDLIGRPDTPLSPAVKRHIFGQLDLAEERFSAILDQPARN; this is encoded by the coding sequence ATGGACTTCCCGCCGCACCTGGGCAGCATGCCGATGCACGCGATCACCGAGATCCACGGCGAACCGGGCCTGCTGGAGCGTTTCCGGTTGGAGGTCCAGCAGTTCGACGACGCCGCCCGGGCGCGGCTGACCGCCGCGCTCGATCTCGCCGCCGCCCTGCACCGCGACGACCGACGCGTCCGTGAGCCGTACCTGAACCACCTGTTGCGGGTGGCGATCCGGTTGATGCACCACTACCAGGTGCGGGACGTGGACGTGATCGTCGCCGGTCTGCTGCACGACGCGGTCGAGGACCACCCGGTGGAACTGGCCGAGGGTGACGCGGGGGCCGACCCGACCGGGGCCGCGTTGAGCGCGCTCGCCGCGCGGTTCGGACCGCGGGTGGCCACCCTGGTCGCGGCGGTCACCAATCCGGTGTACGACCCCGAGCGGGACCGCAACACGCAGTACCGGGAACACCTGGCGGTCAGCCTGGACCGGGAGCCCTGGGCTCGGGTGATCAAGGTGTCGGACTTCACCGACAACGGGGTGGGCGTGATCCACACGGTCGGGCCGAAGGTGATCTCGTCGGCCCGGAAGTACCGGCCGCTGGTGCCGCTCTTCCGGGATCTGATCGGCCGGCCGGACACCCCGCTGTCACCGGCGGTGAAGCGGCACATCTTCGGCCAGCTCGACCTCGCCGAGGAGCGTTTCAGCGCCATCCTGGACCAGCCCGCCCGCAACTGA
- a CDS encoding LacI family DNA-binding transcriptional regulator encodes MPVTIRDVARASGVHISTVSRTFSAPHLVNPETRVRVLACAEDLGYRPNRAARSLITGRTHNIGLIIADIANPFFPPLIKAAESQARHRDYHVFVADTNEDPTAEEELVHALAKQVDGVLLCSPRMSNSLIEQLSREVPLVVVNRQVAGLPCVLMDVGQGARTAIEHLVGLGHRSIALLGGPRSSWTNREMRRAAGAAARAGGAELTVLGPNAPTETGGSAVAEQVRRSGVSAVLAYNDLMAIGLIEGLDALGVRVPQEVSVVGVDDIALSRLTRPKLTTVATPTGAAGRTAVDMLLQQDTESPRGARGLGAGAALGVRRTTAQVMLQTDLVIRDSTGPGPYARPARPLAAPQGPDPHCPAGPGIPTAATGDAVAS; translated from the coding sequence GTGCCAGTCACCATCCGGGACGTCGCCCGGGCGTCCGGTGTGCACATCTCCACCGTGTCCCGCACCTTCTCGGCCCCGCACCTGGTCAACCCGGAGACCCGGGTCCGGGTGCTGGCCTGCGCGGAGGATCTGGGCTACCGGCCGAACCGGGCCGCGAGGTCGCTGATCACCGGGCGTACGCACAACATCGGGCTGATCATCGCGGACATCGCGAACCCGTTCTTTCCGCCGCTGATCAAGGCGGCGGAGAGTCAGGCCCGGCACCGCGACTACCACGTGTTCGTGGCGGACACCAACGAGGACCCCACCGCGGAGGAGGAACTGGTCCACGCCCTCGCGAAGCAGGTGGACGGGGTGCTGCTGTGCAGTCCACGGATGAGCAACAGCCTGATCGAGCAGCTCAGCCGTGAGGTGCCGCTGGTGGTCGTGAACCGCCAGGTGGCCGGCCTGCCCTGCGTGCTGATGGACGTCGGGCAGGGCGCCCGGACGGCGATCGAGCACCTGGTCGGCCTGGGGCACCGCAGCATCGCGCTGCTCGGTGGCCCGCGCAGCTCCTGGACCAACCGGGAGATGCGCCGGGCCGCAGGTGCAGCCGCCCGAGCGGGCGGCGCGGAGTTGACAGTGCTCGGCCCGAACGCGCCCACCGAGACCGGCGGATCCGCCGTCGCCGAGCAGGTGCGGCGCAGCGGCGTGTCGGCGGTGCTCGCCTACAACGACCTGATGGCGATCGGCCTCATCGAGGGGCTGGACGCGCTCGGGGTCCGGGTACCGCAGGAGGTGAGTGTCGTCGGGGTCGACGACATCGCCCTGAGCCGGCTCACCCGACCCAAACTGACGACGGTGGCCACACCCACCGGGGCCGCCGGCCGGACGGCCGTCGACATGCTGTTGCAACAGGACACCGAGTCACCGCGCGGCGCGCGAGGGCTGGGTGCCGGCGCGGCGCTCGGCGTCCGTCGTACCACCGCACAGGTAATGCTCCAGACCGACCTGGTCATCCGCGACTCGACCGGTCCGGGCCCGTACGCCCGACCGGCACGTCCCCTGGCCGCGCCGCAGGGCCCGGACCCGCATTGCCCTGCGGGCCCGGGCATCCCGACCGCGGCCACCGGTGACGCCGTCGCCTCCTAA
- the uxaC gene encoding glucuronate isomerase, with product MPTFDHTDLLLPPEPGQRALARELYALAAEQPIISPHGHVDPALLAEDRPFGDPAQLLVVPDHYLTRMLLSQGVPPADLGVPTRDGSPVETDGRVIWRRFAAHWHLFRGTPSRLWLEQTFRTVFGVHTPLNPATADTVYDEIAARLAEPDFRPRALFERFGIEVLATTESPLDDLGQHAKLAADGWGGPGGRVVTTFRPDDVVDMEFEGWSTNVDRLGERAGEDTGTYAGYLAALRARRAAFIAAGATSSDHGHPTARTLDLTAEEAERLYDRGRRGQADAADAEAFRAHMLVEFARMSLDDGLVMQLHPGAVRNHNRWLHARHGRDVGGDVPQATEYVHALAPLLGRYGNDPRLKVVLYTLDEDTFTRELAPLAGGYAALLLGAPWWFLDSPEVLRRFRETVTESAGFYNTAGFVDDTRAFCSIPVRHDVARRVDAGFLARLVAEHRLPMDEAAETIVDLAYRLPKRVFNFKGVADQ from the coding sequence GTGCCGACGTTCGACCACACCGACCTGCTCCTGCCGCCCGAACCGGGCCAGCGCGCGCTGGCCCGGGAGCTGTACGCCCTCGCGGCGGAGCAACCCATCATCTCGCCGCACGGGCACGTAGACCCGGCGCTGCTGGCCGAGGACCGGCCCTTCGGAGACCCGGCACAGCTGCTCGTCGTGCCCGACCACTACCTGACCCGGATGCTGCTCAGTCAGGGCGTACCCCCGGCGGACCTCGGTGTGCCCACCCGCGACGGCAGCCCGGTGGAGACCGACGGGCGGGTGATCTGGCGCCGCTTCGCCGCGCACTGGCACCTGTTCCGGGGCACCCCGTCGCGGCTCTGGCTGGAGCAGACCTTCCGCACCGTGTTCGGTGTGCACACCCCGCTCAACCCGGCCACCGCCGACACCGTCTACGACGAGATCGCGGCCCGGCTCGCCGAGCCGGACTTCCGGCCCCGGGCGCTGTTCGAGCGGTTCGGCATCGAGGTCCTCGCGACCACCGAGTCGCCGCTGGACGACCTCGGCCAGCACGCCAAGCTCGCCGCCGACGGCTGGGGCGGGCCGGGCGGCCGGGTGGTCACCACCTTCCGTCCGGACGACGTGGTGGACATGGAGTTCGAGGGCTGGTCGACCAACGTGGACCGGCTCGGCGAGCGGGCCGGCGAGGACACCGGCACGTACGCCGGTTACCTGGCCGCGCTGCGGGCCCGGCGCGCCGCGTTCATCGCCGCCGGCGCGACGTCCTCCGACCACGGACACCCCACCGCACGCACCCTGGACCTGACAGCGGAAGAGGCCGAGCGACTGTACGACCGGGGCCGACGCGGCCAGGCCGACGCCGCCGACGCGGAGGCCTTCCGCGCGCACATGCTCGTGGAGTTCGCCCGGATGTCACTCGACGACGGCCTGGTCATGCAGCTGCATCCCGGCGCGGTACGCAACCACAACCGCTGGCTGCACGCCCGGCACGGCCGCGACGTCGGCGGCGACGTTCCGCAGGCCACCGAGTACGTGCACGCGCTGGCCCCACTGCTGGGGCGCTACGGCAACGACCCCCGGTTGAAGGTCGTGCTCTACACCCTCGACGAGGACACCTTCACCCGCGAGCTGGCGCCCCTGGCGGGCGGGTACGCCGCGCTGCTGCTCGGCGCGCCCTGGTGGTTCCTGGACTCCCCGGAGGTGCTGCGCCGGTTCCGGGAGACGGTCACGGAGAGCGCCGGCTTCTACAACACCGCCGGGTTCGTCGACGACACCCGGGCGTTCTGCTCCATCCCGGTACGCCACGACGTGGCCCGCCGGGTCGACGCCGGCTTCCTGGCCCGGCTGGTCGCCGAGCACCGGCTGCCGATGGACGAAGCGGCCGAGACCATCGTCGACCTGGCGTACCGGCTGCCCAAGAGGGTCTTCAACTTCAAGGGAGTCGCTGACCAGTGA
- a CDS encoding extracellular solute-binding protein → MHPATPPTTDAPVGRAHRTALPRRRLLRGLLAVTVAAPLMFGAAACGGDDEPAADPNAPVKLSIFWWGGDARAKLTEDALALYTAKHPNVTFEKTWQANQGYFDKLATLTAGGNPPDLFQIDDNYLAEYAARNTTLDLTSYQKSGKLDTSKFPESLWQYGVVDGKLAGLAAGENTQGLVYNKTLLTTNNLPEPTTGMTWEQHIAWAEEVSKKTGVPGTQDPSADYKALWVWLRQQGKDLYKGSELGFTAEDVTTWFDLWKGARDRKATPTADVIHEGNSSDVTKQLVVTGKSATSWVWANQMPDLKKNTKDELGVIAYPGDPSAQWARASMYWSVFKGSRNKDVAVDVINFLNNDLEAVKLLGTDRGLPSNLDLRRVVSDDTTDPAMKQSIAVEAELTQKFGASPQVPIKGHSKVKSELIKAAENAQYGRATPAEAAAQFVEACKSAIA, encoded by the coding sequence ATGCACCCCGCAACGCCCCCCACCACTGACGCGCCCGTCGGGCGCGCTCACCGTACCGCGCTGCCTCGGCGGCGCCTGCTGCGTGGCCTGCTCGCCGTGACGGTCGCCGCACCGCTCATGTTCGGGGCTGCCGCCTGTGGCGGAGACGACGAGCCCGCCGCCGATCCGAACGCCCCGGTCAAGCTCTCCATCTTCTGGTGGGGCGGCGACGCCCGGGCCAAGCTGACCGAGGACGCGCTGGCCCTCTACACGGCCAAGCACCCGAACGTGACCTTCGAGAAGACCTGGCAGGCCAACCAGGGCTACTTCGACAAGTTGGCCACCCTCACCGCCGGTGGCAACCCGCCGGACCTGTTCCAGATCGACGACAACTACCTGGCCGAGTACGCGGCCCGCAACACCACACTGGACCTGACCTCGTACCAGAAGTCCGGCAAACTGGACACCTCCAAGTTCCCCGAGAGCCTCTGGCAGTACGGCGTTGTCGACGGCAAGCTCGCCGGCCTCGCCGCCGGCGAGAACACCCAGGGCCTGGTCTACAACAAGACGCTGCTGACCACTAACAACCTGCCCGAGCCGACGACCGGGATGACCTGGGAGCAGCACATCGCCTGGGCCGAGGAGGTGTCGAAGAAGACCGGCGTGCCCGGCACCCAAGACCCGAGCGCCGACTACAAGGCGCTCTGGGTGTGGCTGCGGCAGCAGGGCAAGGACCTCTACAAGGGCTCCGAGCTGGGCTTCACCGCCGAGGACGTGACCACGTGGTTCGACCTGTGGAAGGGCGCCCGGGACCGCAAGGCCACCCCGACCGCCGACGTCATCCACGAGGGCAACTCCAGCGACGTCACCAAGCAGCTGGTGGTCACCGGCAAGTCGGCGACCTCCTGGGTCTGGGCCAACCAGATGCCGGACCTGAAGAAGAACACCAAGGACGAGTTGGGCGTGATCGCCTACCCCGGTGACCCCAGCGCGCAGTGGGCCCGGGCCTCGATGTACTGGTCGGTGTTCAAGGGCAGCAGGAACAAGGACGTCGCGGTCGACGTGATCAACTTCCTGAACAACGACCTGGAGGCGGTCAAGCTGCTCGGCACCGACCGAGGTCTGCCGTCCAACCTGGACCTGCGCCGCGTGGTCAGCGACGACACCACCGACCCGGCCATGAAGCAGTCCATCGCCGTGGAAGCGGAGCTGACCCAGAAGTTCGGCGCGTCGCCACAGGTGCCGATCAAGGGACACAGCAAGGTCAAGTCGGAGCTGATCAAGGCCGCCGAGAACGCGCAGTACGGCCGGGCCACCCCCGCCGAGGCCGCCGCCCAATTCGTCGAGGCGTGCAAGTCCGCCATCGCCTGA
- a CDS encoding mannitol dehydrogenase family protein encodes MAVTVGASRLGLGRLRHLPVEARPLIRPGTVPTGVVHLGLGAFHRAHQAVFTEAAVGAAGGDWGIVAVAPRSTAVVEALAAQDNLFTVSALSAAGSATRVVGALSGVRHAASDPDAVVALLADPAVRVVTLTVTEKAYQLDPVTGHLSPDPALAADLAGGRPPSTVPGLLLRGLAARAAADAGPVALVSCDNLPANGRRLRGMLDQTVGRAARVPAGLVDWVAANVSCPGTMVDRIVPASTPETIEAVRQALGVTDLAAVAAEPYAQWVIEDDFPGGRPGWEHAGAVLTDDAGPWERLKLRALNGVHSATAYLGALAGRETVAEALEIPHLADVLRRLIAEDVAASFTPPDGVRVVDYGEEVLARFGNPAIRHRTLQVAMDGSQKLPQRVLHTIADLRAAGRSARWGALVVASWLRFALGYADDGQPLPFQDPLAGPIRAALDAGRQSPAGAVDALFALREVIPVEVAEDDEVRADVVAWLTALERHGVEATLAGAR; translated from the coding sequence GTGGCGGTGACCGTTGGCGCGTCCCGGCTCGGCCTGGGCAGGTTGCGCCACCTCCCCGTCGAGGCCCGTCCCCTGATCCGACCGGGGACGGTGCCGACCGGCGTCGTACACCTGGGGTTGGGCGCGTTCCACCGGGCCCACCAGGCGGTCTTCACCGAGGCGGCGGTCGGCGCGGCCGGCGGCGACTGGGGCATCGTGGCCGTCGCGCCGCGCAGCACCGCCGTGGTCGAAGCGCTCGCCGCCCAGGACAACCTGTTCACCGTCAGCGCCCTCTCCGCCGCCGGCAGCGCCACCCGGGTCGTGGGCGCGCTGAGCGGCGTACGGCATGCGGCCAGCGACCCGGACGCCGTGGTGGCGCTGCTCGCCGACCCGGCGGTGCGCGTGGTGACCCTGACCGTCACCGAGAAGGCGTACCAACTCGACCCGGTGACCGGCCACCTGTCCCCGGATCCGGCGCTCGCCGCGGACCTGGCCGGCGGCCGTCCGCCGAGCACGGTGCCGGGGCTGCTGCTGCGCGGGCTGGCCGCCCGGGCCGCCGCGGACGCCGGGCCGGTGGCCCTGGTCAGCTGCGACAACCTCCCGGCCAACGGCCGTCGGCTGCGGGGCATGCTCGACCAGACGGTCGGTCGTGCCGCCCGGGTGCCCGCCGGGCTGGTCGACTGGGTGGCCGCCAACGTCTCCTGCCCGGGCACCATGGTGGACCGGATCGTCCCGGCCAGCACCCCGGAGACGATCGAGGCGGTACGCCAGGCGCTCGGCGTCACCGACCTGGCGGCGGTCGCCGCCGAACCGTACGCGCAGTGGGTGATCGAGGACGACTTCCCCGGCGGCCGGCCGGGCTGGGAGCACGCCGGGGCGGTGCTCACCGACGACGCCGGCCCGTGGGAGCGGTTGAAGCTGCGCGCGCTCAACGGCGTCCACTCGGCGACGGCGTACCTGGGCGCGCTGGCCGGTCGGGAGACCGTCGCCGAGGCGCTGGAGATCCCGCACCTGGCCGACGTGCTGCGCCGACTGATCGCCGAGGACGTCGCGGCGAGCTTCACCCCACCGGACGGGGTCCGGGTGGTCGACTACGGCGAGGAGGTCCTCGCCCGGTTCGGTAACCCGGCGATCCGCCACCGCACCCTCCAGGTGGCGATGGACGGCTCGCAGAAGCTGCCGCAGCGCGTCCTGCACACCATCGCCGACCTGCGTGCGGCCGGCCGGTCCGCGCGCTGGGGCGCGCTGGTGGTGGCGTCCTGGTTGCGCTTCGCGCTGGGGTACGCCGACGACGGTCAGCCGTTGCCGTTCCAGGACCCCCTCGCCGGACCGATCCGCGCGGCGCTGGACGCCGGCCGGCAGAGCCCGGCGGGCGCGGTGGACGCGCTCTTCGCGCTGCGCGAGGTCATCCCGGTGGAGGTCGCCGAGGACGACGAGGTCCGCGCCGACGTGGTCGCCTGGTTGACGGCGCTGGAACGACACGGCGTCGAGGCCACCCTGGCCGGTGCCCGATGA
- a CDS encoding enolase C-terminal domain-like protein yields the protein MTTTITSVEVHDVRFPTAARGDGSDAINRGDYSATYVELGTDVGATGAGFTFTNGRGNEITCAAVHALAHHVRGRTVEEIAAEPVRFWRSLSADVQLRWLGPEKGVIHMATGALVNAVWDLRAQLAGKPMWRFLAELPTDELVASVDFRHISDALTPDDAAAILDKGRDGLADRLATLERDGFPSYTTSVGWLGYPDDKVRALTRQAYDQGWRAMKMKVGGPLADDLRRARIIRSEIGPDALLMMDANQVWDVDEAITAMTALAEVDPYWIEEPTHADDILGHARIARAVTELTGGRCRVATGEVAANRVIFKQLLQAEAIGVMQVDACRVGGVNEVLAELLLAAKFAVPVCPHAGGVGLCEYVQHLAIFDYLRVGTGLDGRMIEYVDHLHEHFVDPVRTRGGRYLLPERPGYSATMKPASIVEFRFPDGPAWR from the coding sequence GTGACCACCACCATCACCTCCGTCGAGGTACACGACGTGCGGTTTCCGACCGCCGCGCGGGGCGACGGCTCCGACGCCATCAACCGGGGCGACTACTCGGCGACGTACGTGGAGTTGGGCACCGACGTCGGTGCGACCGGCGCGGGGTTCACCTTCACCAACGGCCGGGGCAACGAGATCACCTGCGCGGCGGTGCACGCGCTGGCCCACCACGTACGGGGACGCACGGTCGAGGAGATCGCGGCCGAGCCGGTGAGGTTCTGGCGCTCGCTCAGCGCCGACGTGCAGCTGCGCTGGCTGGGCCCGGAGAAGGGCGTCATCCACATGGCGACCGGCGCCCTGGTCAACGCGGTCTGGGACCTGCGGGCCCAACTGGCCGGCAAGCCGATGTGGCGGTTCCTCGCCGAACTTCCCACCGACGAGCTCGTCGCCAGCGTCGACTTCCGGCACATCAGCGACGCGCTCACCCCGGACGACGCGGCGGCGATCCTCGACAAGGGACGCGACGGCCTGGCCGACCGGTTGGCGACGCTCGAACGGGATGGCTTCCCGTCGTACACCACCTCGGTCGGCTGGCTCGGCTACCCGGACGACAAGGTGCGGGCGCTGACCCGGCAGGCGTACGACCAGGGGTGGCGGGCGATGAAGATGAAGGTCGGCGGCCCGCTCGCCGACGATCTACGGCGGGCCCGGATCATCCGGTCCGAGATCGGCCCGGACGCGCTGCTGATGATGGACGCCAACCAGGTCTGGGACGTCGACGAGGCGATCACCGCGATGACAGCCCTCGCGGAGGTGGACCCGTACTGGATCGAGGAGCCGACGCACGCCGACGACATCCTCGGTCACGCCCGGATCGCCCGCGCGGTGACCGAGCTGACCGGCGGCCGATGCCGGGTCGCCACCGGCGAGGTGGCCGCCAACCGGGTGATCTTCAAGCAGTTGTTGCAGGCCGAGGCGATCGGCGTGATGCAGGTCGACGCCTGCCGGGTCGGTGGCGTCAACGAGGTGCTGGCCGAGCTGCTGCTGGCCGCGAAGTTCGCGGTGCCGGTCTGCCCGCACGCCGGCGGGGTCGGCCTCTGCGAGTACGTCCAACACCTGGCGATCTTCGACTACCTGCGGGTCGGCACCGGCCTCGACGGGCGGATGATCGAGTACGTCGACCACCTGCACGAGCACTTCGTGGACCCGGTGCGGACCCGCGGTGGCCGCTACCTGCTGCCCGAGCGGCCCGGTTACAGCGCCACCATGAAACCGGCGTCGATCGTCGAGTTCCGCTTCCCGGACGGTCCGGCGTGGCGGTGA
- a CDS encoding BTAD domain-containing putative transcriptional regulator, which produces MAVHEVTQDHRTGISESDVALPPRYALRLLGGFGLERDGRAVAVPQGARRLLAYLGVRQRCARSEAAGTLWPGSHEDRARANLRTMLWRLHRVAPEPLVQEDDRLALAAGVTSDVATLGAAAAALLAGGSPVDVGPGAPTLTTGELLPGWYDDWVLTERERLRQTQLYALEALAERLTTQGRYGEAVQVALTAVHLEPLRESATRTLIAVHLAERNINEAVRRFELFRADLGRELGVAPTPWLEQLVRAGLTGATVPYP; this is translated from the coding sequence ATGGCTGTTCACGAGGTGACGCAGGACCATCGCACCGGGATATCCGAGTCGGACGTGGCGCTGCCTCCCCGGTACGCGTTACGGCTGCTCGGCGGGTTCGGCCTGGAACGCGACGGACGGGCGGTGGCGGTGCCGCAGGGTGCCCGCCGACTGCTGGCCTACCTCGGCGTCCGCCAGCGCTGTGCCCGGTCCGAAGCCGCCGGAACGCTCTGGCCCGGTTCGCACGAGGATCGCGCCCGCGCCAACCTGCGTACCATGCTGTGGCGGCTGCACCGGGTGGCCCCCGAGCCTCTGGTCCAGGAGGACGACCGGCTGGCCCTGGCCGCCGGGGTGACCAGCGACGTGGCCACCCTGGGCGCGGCTGCCGCGGCGCTGCTGGCCGGCGGATCACCGGTCGACGTCGGCCCCGGCGCGCCGACGCTGACGACCGGCGAGCTGCTGCCCGGCTGGTACGACGACTGGGTGCTGACCGAGCGGGAACGCCTGCGCCAGACCCAGTTGTACGCGCTGGAGGCGCTCGCCGAGCGGCTCACCACGCAGGGCCGGTACGGCGAGGCGGTGCAGGTGGCGTTGACCGCTGTGCACCTGGAGCCGCTGCGGGAGAGCGCCACCCGTACGTTGATCGCCGTGCACCTGGCCGAGCGCAACATCAACGAGGCGGTACGGCGGTTCGAGCTGTTCCGCGCCGACCTGGGCCGGGAGTTGGGGGTCGCCCCGACACCCTGGTTGGAGCAGCTCGTGCGCGCCGGTCTGACCGGTGCGACCGTCCCGTATCCGTGA